The sequence tgagaTTATATTGAACTGTGCCTTTATTAAACGAGACTGTAgaattgttattttcccaatcgAAATACCCAGTGTTATTCACGGGCATACCGTCCCCGTTGCACTTGCACGAGGTTGAAAGTCAAGGATACATTTGAAACAGCCCACATCACATCGGTAAGAATAGCAAAAAATAGGTATTTAACTATTTATTGTTTCGCCCAAATTTGACTCTCTACAAATCCATGTGGAAAGTAAGTTTCTTGTTACACTCATCTCAGTAAGCCCAACACGATAACATTACCGGCACATCAAGCAAATTTATGACAACAATATGTAGTACAGGTTCCCTCTTGAATTTACAGTTTACTTAGAGGTCATCTTCAACTTATCTTTACACAGAATTTAGAGAGTTCATCAAGTGATGTGTGTTTCAAttacttttgaaaatttctaatttcagattttttcagactGAATGAAAATCTCCTTCCGAGTAAAAGAATAACACTGTTAATGAGGCTTTGTTATTTGTAGATCGTTGGCTGCAGTAACCTCTGGTTTTGTTGCTTGATTTTGTTGCTTGATTTAAGATATCAAATTGGTGTCACTGCAATgttgtttgaaaattattggtATCTTACTAAATGTCCATTCTCCATTCAGGTTAATCTCTCACAGCTGTTTTGTGAACTGGTTTCTTACAGCACTATTTGTTGCATCCCTGACATCGCGAGTAGGTCGTCTACGTCAATAATCTAAAACGCAGTGTGGTTATTATCATATTATGTGGTCCTGGCAAGGAGATCCTTGAGTCAATGCTGGCCTTTGTCCATGCAGAAGAGTGACTTAACTACGCCCTGTAACTACCCAACACGAGTTCGCTGGGCACTCGCAGTCAAGAGGAACTATATGCAACCTTTCACGGCACTTGCAGACCACCAAGATCTCTTGGTCGTTCCTTGAGCCCGATTAAAAGTAAGTCCCTGACTATTATCAGATCATCAAGGATTGCATGGTCTTTGGTTGAGACCTGGATTGCAGAGAGATGTTATCAATGACTTGTGAAGTTTATTACCAACATCGTCAAGATTACCCATTAAATTGATAGTGGGTAagtgtaaaatttaatttgttatgCAGTAATTGAGGAGTGGTAGCGCGTAAAGTGACACCTAATAATAGAAGATATTCGTACTTTCAGACAAATGTTATCCGTCGTTTGCTTTAATCTCTTTACTGTGTTGATGTTTGATGATGGAGAAAGAGTCGTACACTCGAACGTTActtaaaatgttcaaaattgaattttggtatattttcaatgcagtgtttattaattatttttcaattaccattGTAGAGTTCAACATGCAGACGGGCcggccagtttgcatgtccttcaCGCTTGAAGGTCGCGGAgaacattacgtaaaactgtcaatgcggtggcgtagaggttgggtgagaactgtacgtgtttcatcattatcaagcaggtacaatagccacaaggctcagccatttgatattcattttgattttggtttttgtagacccatccccatcAACGACAACCTACAGAAGGAAAGGCTAGTTTGCATTTCCTTCACTTTCGAAGGtcatggagatcattacgtaaaactgtcaatgcggtggtgtagaggttgggtgaggacGACACGTGTAACATCATTATCAAGTAGGtaaaatagccgcaaggcttgagTTGAGAGGTAAGGGTGAggaaaaatcgtataaaaggcgAGAGAAAAATTGATAAGGATCAGTCGAACGAGTATCTCCGACACGGTAACAACTTCAGCGCACTATTGGTCACCAGCTGCATTCTTCATCGTATCATCAGTTCGCAATCAtaagtaaatattctgttacttGTTATTTAGTATCaatttctattgttttttagtcagTAGGTTTTGaatattaatgttcaaattatttattgtctaGTAAACTATGGCGTAGttctgctgttgggtgttgaatCGCTGACGGTTGGGTCGACCACttgtgtaccgatgtctcctggtcCTGTTTATGGTGGATATCAAAGCACAACATTACTGTCTTAATACTCATCATCAACCAATGCTGCTCCAgcttacaccaccaaggctccaatATATTACACCAATAAGGCTTCAGAGTATTACAAGTTgcataaaaggagagaaaaagcttTCCCGACACGACAACAACTTCCGCGCACAAATTGTCACCAACTGCCTTCTTCATCGTATAAAGCggtaaatttcagttttctaCATGGAATTGTGTATCaactctccttttttaaaataatgtctGTTGCATAATTATGTTCCAATAATTTATTGTATAGTAAACTGTgtcgtcgtgctgctgttggttgttgtccTGAAATACTACACCATCGAGGCTTCAAAGTATTACACTACAATTTATGCTGCTGCGAGATGCATCACTAAAGAGCCCGAGTACTACATCCTGATTCCATTCGTATTAAGCCACaaccatttggtattaatttgatattgtttgttgtatacccatccccagcaacagcaacgtccagtttgcatgtccttcacgcttgaaggtcgcggagatcattacgtaaatcTGTCAATGCGGTGGTGTAAGGTTGAGTGAGAACAGAAAGTGTTTGCTTTATTATCGAGCAGGTATAATAGCCGTAAGGCTTAAGAGAGGGGtaagggtgagaaaaagttgTATAAATGGCAAGAGAAAAGTCGATAgggatcagtcgagtgagtatCTCCatcacggcaacaactgcagcccactatttgtcaccaactgcctTCATTGTACAACCAGTTCGTAATCATGGGTAAAAATTCATCTTTATTTCGAGTCGTGAATcaattttgtcttgttttcagTTTATATTAGTAGTTATGAGTTTATATTCGATAATGTTCAAATTGTTTATATTGTTTAGTTAATTCTGGCGCCGTGCTGCTGTTTGGTGTCTTATCGTTGAAGGTTGGGTCGACCAAGGGTTTACTGATGTCTTCTGGTCATGGTGGAGACCAAGCAACAGAAGCGAAAGATTACAACACCGAGGCCCCCAAgtgctacaccaccaaggctcaaGAGTTACGCTTCAAATTacgctgccccgagttacataACCAAAGCGTCTGAGTACTACATCACCGAGCCACTACAACTGAGGCGGCGAAGTACTACGTAGCCCAGGCTTACAACACAGCACCTGCTCCTTCATACTACGTTCAACTGAAAtactacaccaaggctccagtTTGCTACAGCACAGCTTACGCTACACCTCGCTACTATGACGAAGCCCCCAACTTGTACACCGAAGAGGCCACATGTTACACTTCAACGTACAgtgctccagtttactacaccgaggaacccaagtattactctgctccaagctactaccAAACTGAGGCTCCCTCAGTTTGGTAGTAGCTTGTAGTAGTAGCTTGTTTAGTAGCTTGTAGTAGTAGCTTGTTTACTAAGGCCGCCGAGTATTATACTACAACCAAACGGTAAATATTGTTTCTACATAGAGTTTTGTAtcactttattatttttttttctcttggttAATATgacatttcaaattgaaaatttatgttcatattttttaccgtctagttaactatggcgtcgtgctgctgttggttgtaTTATCCTTGATGGCTGGGTTGACCACCGGTGTACTGATGTCTactgggtatggcggataccaaaccgcaacgccggcGTCTTACTATACAACAACATACGCAGCAACCGGATACTACACCCCCAAGGCAACTTCTACACCGAAGCTTCAAAGTTTAACTCAGCCCCGGGTTTAACCaccaagggagcggagtactacaccaccaagggagcggagtactacactaccaagggagcggagtactacaccaccaagggagcggagtactacaccaccaagggagcggagtactacaccaccaagggagcggagtactacaccaccaagggagcggagtactacaccaccaagggagcggagtactacaccaccaagggagcggagtactacaccaccaagggagcggagtactacaccaccaagggagcggagtactacaccaccaagggagcggagtactacaccaccaagggagcggagtactacaccaccaagggagcggagtactacaccaccaagggagcggagtactacaccaccaagggagcggagtactacaccaccaagggagcggagtactacaccaccaagggagcggagtactacaccaccaagggagcggagtactacaccaccaagggagcggagtactacaccaccaagggagcggagtactacaccaccaagggagcggagtactacaccaccaagggagcggagtactacaccaccaagggagcggagtactacaccaccaagggagcggagtactacaccaccaagggagcggagtactacaccaccaagggagcggagtactacaccaccaagggagcggagtactacaccaccaagggagcggagtactacaccaccaagggagcggagtactacaccaccaagggagcggagtactacaccaccaagggagcggagtactacaccaccaagggagcggagtactacaccaccaagggagcggagtactacaccaccaagggagcggagtactacaccaccaagggagcggagtactacaccaccaagggagcggagtactacaccaccaagggagcggagtactacaccaccaaggcagctgCTTattcgtactacgttgaaccGGAATGCTAAACCGAGGCTCCAGTTTTCTATACTACATCCTGCGCTTCTCCCaggtactacaccaccaaggcaacTGAGTATTACACCACTTCTTACGCTGCTACCACCTACTACGCCGAAGCTCCGAAGTTTTACTCTGTGCTGAGTTACCACACCATTAAGGAAGCCGAACATTACGCCAGAAACGCTTCTGCAACTTACTACATGGAGATTCCTAAATGCTAGAGCcgaaatttctatttctattttattttatttaatttagatATGTCGGTTGTCTTCATGGTCATTGGTCATTGGGAATTAATTGTTGATCTtgattgagaaaataaaatttctaatGCCGGTAATTTGTTTGTGAGACTTGGTAGTAACTTCAAGCCTGTCGACGTTGCGGCAAGTGTCTATTGGTGTTGGACTTCTTCAAGGCCAGTATCCTATTTTGTGATTTGTCTGTTATGTTTTGGAAGTGATTACTGCCTTAATCGCT comes from Daphnia pulicaria isolate SC F1-1A chromosome 11, SC_F0-13Bv2, whole genome shotgun sequence and encodes:
- the LOC124315638 gene encoding uncharacterized protein LOC124315638 isoform X1, encoding MVDIKAQHYCLNTHHQPMLLQLTPPRLHTSCIKGEKKLSRHDNNFRAQIVTNCLLHHNQFVIMVNSGAVLLFGVLSLKVGSTKGLLMSSGHGGDQATEAKDYNTEAPKYYTTKATEYYTTSYAATTYYAEAPKFYSVLSYHTIKEAEHYARNASATYYMEIPKC
- the LOC124315638 gene encoding uncharacterized protein LOC124315638 isoform X2, with product MLLRDASLKSPINSGAVLLFGVLSLKVGSTKGLLMSSGHGGDQATEAKDYNTEAPKYYTTKATEYYTTSYAATTYYAEAPKFYSVLSYHTIKEAEHYARNASATYYMEIPKC
- the LOC124315638 gene encoding uncharacterized protein LOC124315638 isoform X3, with protein sequence MVNSGAVLLFGVLSLKVGSTKGLLMSSGHGGDQATEAKDYNTEAPKYYTTKATEYYTTSYAATTYYAEAPKFYSVLSYHTIKEAEHYARNASATYYMEIPKC